The Gemmatimonadetes bacterium SCN 70-22 DNA segment CGCACCAGCGCCGCGAACTCCATCGTCCGGATGGAGACGCGAATCCCGATCTTCTGCAGGTCCTGCTGCACCGACAGCGCCGACTGCTCGCGCGTGGGGTTTCCCTTGTCCACGAGGAGCTCGATGTCGAACGGCGTGCCGCGCGCATCGCGCAGCGTGCCGTCATGCCCGCGACGCCATCCGGCACGCTGCAGCAGGAGGAGGGCCGAGTCGGGGGCGTAGGGGATCGGGGGGAGGGAGTCGGCGAAGTACGCCTCGAGGGCGACCGGGATCGTCCCCCGGGGCATGTCGGCGTAGTCGCGGAGCACTCCCTTGATGATGGCCTCGCGATTGACCGCCATGCCTAACGCTCGCCGGACCTCGGCGGGCCGGAATCGTGACTTCCGGAGGTTGAACGCGACGTAGTAGTGCTGGACGACCGGGACCTGCAGGACCTCGACGCCCCGTGCTCCCTGCACGCTGGCCAGGTTGGACGGCTCGATGGTGACGAGGTCGAGCTCACCGGCGCGCAGCTGCGCCACTTGGGCATTGAGGTCGGGAACGACCTTGAAGAGGATGCGATCCAGCCGGGGCGCCTCGCCGTGGTAGCGCGGGTTGCGGACCAGCGTGAGCGACGCGCCGGGGACGACTTCCTGGACCATGAACGGTCCGGTGCCGACCGGGTGCCGGCGATTGAAGTTCGTCGCCGCGGTCAGCGGCTTCCCCTGCAGCAGGTGCTTGGGGAGGATTCCGGCGTTGTAGCCGAGGAGGGTGAGGAACGGGGCGAAGGGGGCGCGCAGGCGGAAGGTGACGGTGAGCGAGTCCTCGACGTCGACCCCGGCGAGCGCGGCGAAGTCGGAGCGGAGGCGCGAGCCGGACGCGAGGTCGACCACCTGGTCGAAGGTGAACTTGACGTCGTGGGCGCTGAAGGGCGCCCCGTCGTGCCACGTCACGCCGCGGCGCAGCTTGAAGGTGATGCGCAGCCCGTCCTCGCTCGTGACCCACGACTCGGCGAGGTCCGGCGTGGGGCGGAGCTGTTCGTCGGGGCGCACCAGTCCCGGGAAGAGCACCTTGTTGACCATCACCGACCCGATGTCGGGGGCGATGACCGGGTCGAGGATCGGGTCGTTGATGAGCGGGATGCGCAGCGTCCCGCCATTTCGCGCCTCGTCGGCGCCGCGTCGTGCCTCGCTTGCGCCGCCGCAGGCGATGAGGGCGAGCACGACGCCGCAGCGCAGCGACCGGTGCAGCACGCTTCGCGGCCGGGGGCGACGGGGACAGGCGCGATGGTTCACGCCATCGCCTCCTCCACCGTGCGCCGGGCATCGCGGAGCGCCGCGACCAGCCGGTTCTGGCCGCGCAGGAGGTGCGTGCGCAGGAAGCCGATGTCTTCCGGTGCCATGGCGGGAGCGGCGAGCGCCGGCGACAGGTCGGGGAGCGGGGGGGTGGTCTCGGCGGGGTCGTGGAAGAACGCCGGCCCGCGCGTGTAGTTGACCGGGACGAGGAGGCGTGCCAGCCGGCGGACGGCGCGGTTCACGCGCTGGACGCGGGGATCGGCGATCGGGCGCGTCGCCAGCGTGGCGGCGTGGGCGCCTAACGACTGAAGCGTGGCATCGAGCTCGGCGATGGCGGTGCGCGCCGGGCCGAAGTCGAAGGTGCCGGCGACCGCCTCCTGGTACCGGTCGAGCGTCCCGGAAAAGGTGCGCAGCGTATGCCGGAAGTCGAACGGCGCCACGGTGGCGTTGGCCACCCCCATCACGGCGGCCAGGTAGATGCGGATGTCCTTGAGGAGGATGTCGCGGTCGGCGATGTGGATCAGGTCCTCCTCCGTGTGCCAGGCGATGTTCGCGCCGCACCCGCCGACGGCGTAGTACCCGAGCTCGTCCCGGTGCGCATCCTTCATGGTCGAGAGGAGCATGAAGAACGAGGAGATTCCGATGTTGTTGAAGGAGTAGTCGCCGGCCTGGTGGGGGCGCTCGCCGTGCGACTCCTGTCCGGTGACGTCGCGGATGATCCCCTGGCAGAACGCCTCGGTCTCGTCCATCCACGAGATGTCCTTGTACTCGGTGGCCCAGCGGCATCCCGGCGAGTCGCAGTTGACCTGGGCGATGCAGTGCTCGTAGAGGTCGAGGGCGAAGGCGTCGGCAAACCATGTGCTGCCGGCGTAGCGGCCGGTGGAATGTCCGGGCCACCACGCAATCCTGACGCTGCGCTTGAGGGCGCGGCGGTGCTCCCACAGCACCCGGGCGATCTCGAGGAGGGCGGCGTCGCCGACGGCGTTGTCGCCGATCCCGAAGTCCCACGAGTCGTAGTGCCCGTGCAGCAGGACGAAGTCGTCGGGCTCGTCGGTGCCGGGGATCGTCACGACGGGGATCGGCGATTCCCACCACCCCTCGGTGACCACGCTCGTGAGGGTGACACTGCCGCCGGCCTTGGCGAGCGCGATGAGGGCAAGGCCATCGGGGTTGTTCACGGCGACGACGGCCATGCGGGGCTTGCGCGGCAGGTCCCGCAGGTCGGGGGTCCCCCAGACGGTGGTGCAGATCCCCCAGTGCGCGTTGTGGCCGGGGTTCACCGCGATCATGCCGATGGCGCCGCGCTCCTGGAAGTACGCCACCTTGCCCGGCATCCCGAACCCTTCGCTCAGGACCAGCTTGCCGCGGAGGTCGACCTCGGCGTCGCTGACGAAGCCCTTGGTGAACATCTCGTCGGCGTTCCGCGCATAACGAGCCGGGACATAGGCGAGGGGGGCGGTGACGCCGCCGGGGAACGGGACCGACATCGCCATCGGCTTGGCGCGGAACTCCTGCGCGCCGGCGGTGATTCGTGCCGCGCCCGGGAGTGAGAGGAAGAGCGTCGGCCGGTGCACCTCCACGGGGACCCCGAGGCGCGTTAGGCGATCGACGATCTCGCCAGCCGCCGTCGCCACGTCGCGGGGGTGCTCGCGCTTGAGGGTGGTGAAGCGCTCGATGAGCGACCAGGGTTCGTCGAGGGTGACGCTGGCGAGGGCGGCGGACTGTTCGGGCGACAGGGACACGGGAGCGGCTGCCGGGGGGGGGCGCGAGGCGCGAGGGCGTCGCGCCGCGGGAGGAGAGGAGGCGGGGGTGCGCGGAAACGCCGTGAGCAATTGCAGGGTGGCGCGAGGGACTGTCAAGGGTGAGCGCCATTGGTGTGGAACGTCTCATCCGCGCGGCGGCCCGGACGGGCCGCGCCGGGGTACGCAGTGCCCCCGAAAGGACACCGTCGCGTCCACCCGCGGCGACACCGCGCGCCATGACGACGCATGCGACGAATGCGTACGACGCCATGCCACAACGACTTGCACGGCGCGATACGTTGCGCGTGCCACGTGGCACCGATGCTGCCCTATTCGTTGGCGCAGGCGCCGACCGCGACGGTGCGGTCGCCACCTGGTGGAGTTCACCAACGACGCAGGAGCAACCATGCGCACCGCATTGTCCGTCTTGATGGCCAGCGCCGTCTTCGCGATCTCCCCGGTGGCGGGGAATGCCCAGCCGCGTGGCGGCGACCTTCCGTCCCGCGTGCGCGACGTCATCACCGACCGCGGCAACGCGCCTGCGTCGCGCGGCCGTGACGGAAGCTGGGACTGGGAGCGCTCGCGCGATGCGGATCGTTCCAGCAACCGTGACTGGGAGCGCGACCGGGACCGTGATCGTCGTGACGACCGCGTCTACAACCGCGGGAAGGGGCGCGGTTATGGATGGGGGATCAGCAAGCAGGAACAGAAGGCATGGGAGCGCAGCCAGCGCGACTTCGAGCGCCGGAGCCGCAACTGGAGTCGCTACCAGTGGGAGGCGTATCGCGAGTGCGAGCGCGACATGTACCGTCGCTCGCGCTGGGACCGCTACGATGCGGGCCAGCGTGAGGCGATGCGCGAGCGGATCCGGATTCGCGATTACTGCGAGAGCCGCGTCGGGCGCATGCGCTGGTAGCGGGCCTGGCATCGCGCACGCCGGGCGCCGGTAGCCAGCGGCACGTCCCGCGGGCGAACTTGAAGGGTCCTCCGACCACGCCGGTCGGGGGACCCTTCCCGATTTCCCCGACCCCGATGGACCGACGCATAGCCCTGGCGGTGCTCGCCTGCGCCGCCGCCGCCCCCGGTGCGGGGGCGCAGACGCGCCTCCTCCGGCAACCGACCATCAGTGCGACGCAGGTCGCCTTCGCGTACGCCAACAACCTGTGGGTCGCTCCGCGCGACGGAGGCGACGCCCGCCGCCTGACGAGTTTCCAGGGGGTCACGACCAACCCGCGCTTCTCGCCCGACGGCAAGTGGATCGCCTTCTCCGGCCAGTACGCCGGAAACACGGACGTGTACGTCGTCCCGGCCGAGGGGGGAGAGCCCAGGCGACTGACGTGGCATCCGGGGGCCGACGTCACCCAGGGGTGGACGCCGGACGGGTCACGCATCGTCTTCGCGTCGGCGCGCAGCTCGCCGAATGGGCAGATGAAGTTCTGGAGCGTCGCTCCACAGGGCGACGTCGAGGTGGCGCTGTCCATGCCGCGGGCCTTCCAGGGAACGCTGTCGCCCGACGGGAAGCGCGTGGCCTATCGCATGAATGGCTCGTGGGACGACGAGCGGCGCAACTATCGCGGCGGGCAGAACCGCCCGATCTGGATCATGGACCTGGCGACGCACGAGGTGCAATCGCCGCCCTGGACCGACTCGAAGGACATCGCCCCCGCCTGGATCGGCGACGTCGTCTACTTCCTGTCCGACCGGGACGGAGTGCACAACGTCTGGTCGTACGACACGCGAAGTCGGGCGCTGGCGCAGTTGACGAAGTTCACCGACTTCGACGTGAAGGCGCTCGACGCCGGCGGCGGCATGGTGGTATTCGAGCAGGCGGGGTACCTGCATACGCTCGACCCACGCACCAGGCAGCACCGGCGCCTCGACATCACCGTGCGCGGCGACTTCCCGTGGCTCGTCCCGCAGTGGAAGGACGTCGGCAGCCGGATCACCAACATCGCCCTCTCGCCCACCGGGAAGCGCGCGGCGGTGGAGGCGCGGGGCGAGATCTTCACCATCCCCGCCGAGAAGGGTGACTGGCGGAACCTCACGCGCGCGGCGGGGAGCGCCGAACGCACGCCGGCCTGGTCGCCAGACGGGCGCCAGGTGGCGTACTTCTCCGACGCCGGCGGCGAGTACAAACTGATGATTGCAGCACAGGACGGGATCACGCCCCCGCGCGCGATCGCGCTCCCGGAGCCGTCGTTCTACTACACGCCGGCCTGGTCGCCCGACGGGTCGAAGATCCTGTACACCGACGCGCACCTGCGCCTGTGGGTGACCGACATCGCGTCCGGGCGATCGACGAAGGTCGACACCGATCCCTTCATGCAGCCCGATCGGTCGATCGACCCGGTGTGGAGCCCCGATTCGCGCTGGATCGCCTACGCCCGCCGCCTGCCGTCGTACTTCCGCGCCATCTTCGTCCACGACGTGCAGGGCGGGACGACCCGGCAGCTCTCCGACGGAATGGCCGACGCCACGTCGCCCGCCTGGGACGCGAGCGGGAAGTACCTCTACTGGATGGCCTCGACGGACTACGGTCCGCGCACGGGGTGGCTGGACATGTCGTCGTACGACCATCCGGTGACGCGCGCGATCTACGCGGCGGTGCTGCGGAAGGGTGAGCCGTCGCCGCTGGCCCCCGAGAGTGACGAGGAGGGGACGGGCGACGGGAAGCGGGAGACGGGGGTGGGCGCGCCGGTGGTGCCGCCCTCGGGTGGTGCCGGCAACCGCGATGCGCGGGTGGCGCCGCCGGCGGTCACCATCGACTTCGACGGGCTGGCGCAGCGCGTCATCTCGTTAGGCATGGCGCCGCGCGACTACGGCGCGCTCGAGGCGGCGACGGCGGGGACGATCTTCTTCCTCGAGAGCGTCCCCCAGAGCGGGACGGGGCCGGCCAGCGGCCCGGGCGGGGGCGGGAGCGTCCTGCACCGCTACTCGCTCAAGGAGCGCAAGGCGACGGTCTTCGCCCAGGGGGTCGCGCAGTACACCGTGTCGCAGGACGGAAAGAAGCTCCTGTGGCGCGGCGCGGGACCGCAGGGGGCGCTGGCGATCGTGAACACCGAGGGGCCGGTCCCGCAGGCCGGGCAGGGGCGGCTCACCGCCAGCATCCGCATGCTCGTCGACCCGCGCGCCGAGTACCGGCAGATGTTCGCCGAGGGGTGGCGGAACCAGCGCGAGTACCTGTACGTGAGCAACCTGCAGGGCGCCGACTACGACAAGGTCAAGGCGATGTACGAACCGCTCGTCGCCCACGTGGCCCACCGCGAGGACTTCGGATACCTGCTGGACATGACCGGGGCGGAGGTGGCGGTGGGGCATTCCTACGTGCGCGGCGGCGATTATCCCGAGATCCCGCCCGCCAACGTCGGCCTCCTTGGCGCCGACTTCGCCGTCGAGAACGGGCGCTATCGCATCACGCGCATCTACGACGGGGAGAGCTGGAACCCGGAACTGCGCGCCCCCCTCAGCGGCCCCGGGATGGATGTGCGTGTGGGCGAGTATGTCCTGGCCGTCGACGGCGTCGACCTGCGCGCGCCGGACAACATCTACCGTCTCCTCGACGGCACGGCCAATCGCCAGGTGACGCTGATGGTGAATACGACGCCCGACATGGCGGGGGCCCGTCGCGTCACCGTCGTCCCCGTGGCCAACGAGATGGGGCTGCGCCAGCGCCCCTGGGTCGAGGGGAATCGACGACTGGTGGATTCGCTCTCGCACGGGAAGCTGGCGTACGTCTACGTCCCGAACACCGCCCAGCCGGGGTACACCTCGTTCAACCGCTATTACTTCGCCCAGCAGGACCGGCAGGGGGCGATCATCGACGAGCGCTACAACGGCGGCGGGTCGGCCGCCGACTACATCATCGACATCCTCCAGCGCGACTTC contains these protein-coding regions:
- a CDS encoding peptide ABC transporter substrate-binding protein; this encodes MACGGASEARRGADEARNGGTLRIPLINDPILDPVIAPDIGSVMVNKVLFPGLVRPDEQLRPTPDLAESWVTSEDGLRITFKLRRGVTWHDGAPFSAHDVKFTFDQVVDLASGSRLRSDFAALAGVDVEDSLTVTFRLRAPFAPFLTLLGYNAGILPKHLLQGKPLTAATNFNRRHPVGTGPFMVQEVVPGASLTLVRNPRYHGEAPRLDRILFKVVPDLNAQVAQLRAGELDLVTIEPSNLASVQGARGVEVLQVPVVQHYYVAFNLRKSRFRPAEVRRALGMAVNREAIIKGVLRDYADMPRGTIPVALEAYFADSLPPIPYAPDSALLLLQRAGWRRGHDGTLRDARGTPFDIELLVDKGNPTREQSALSVQQDLQKIGIRVSIRTMEFAALVRDRILPGTFDATLIWWTTPPDPDQYAFYHSGQDNNNVQWSNPLADSLLALGRITLDPAKRREIYHAFQRIEMEDPPVMVLFYPREIQAVSARLEGLPSLGIRDALRYSERLAKRAR
- a CDS encoding peptidase M28, which produces MSPEQSAALASVTLDEPWSLIERFTTLKREHPRDVATAAGEIVDRLTRLGVPVEVHRPTLFLSLPGAARITAGAQEFRAKPMAMSVPFPGGVTAPLAYVPARYARNADEMFTKGFVSDAEVDLRGKLVLSEGFGMPGKVAYFQERGAIGMIAVNPGHNAHWGICTTVWGTPDLRDLPRKPRMAVVAVNNPDGLALIALAKAGGSVTLTSVVTEGWWESPIPVVTIPGTDEPDDFVLLHGHYDSWDFGIGDNAVGDAALLEIARVLWEHRRALKRSVRIAWWPGHSTGRYAGSTWFADAFALDLYEHCIAQVNCDSPGCRWATEYKDISWMDETEAFCQGIIRDVTGQESHGERPHQAGDYSFNNIGISSFFMLLSTMKDAHRDELGYYAVGGCGANIAWHTEEDLIHIADRDILLKDIRIYLAAVMGVANATVAPFDFRHTLRTFSGTLDRYQEAVAGTFDFGPARTAIAELDATLQSLGAHAATLATRPIADPRVQRVNRAVRRLARLLVPVNYTRGPAFFHDPAETTPPLPDLSPALAAPAMAPEDIGFLRTHLLRGQNRLVAALRDARRTVEEAMA
- a CDS encoding protease, which encodes MDRRIALAVLACAAAAPGAGAQTRLLRQPTISATQVAFAYANNLWVAPRDGGDARRLTSFQGVTTNPRFSPDGKWIAFSGQYAGNTDVYVVPAEGGEPRRLTWHPGADVTQGWTPDGSRIVFASARSSPNGQMKFWSVAPQGDVEVALSMPRAFQGTLSPDGKRVAYRMNGSWDDERRNYRGGQNRPIWIMDLATHEVQSPPWTDSKDIAPAWIGDVVYFLSDRDGVHNVWSYDTRSRALAQLTKFTDFDVKALDAGGGMVVFEQAGYLHTLDPRTRQHRRLDITVRGDFPWLVPQWKDVGSRITNIALSPTGKRAAVEARGEIFTIPAEKGDWRNLTRAAGSAERTPAWSPDGRQVAYFSDAGGEYKLMIAAQDGITPPRAIALPEPSFYYTPAWSPDGSKILYTDAHLRLWVTDIASGRSTKVDTDPFMQPDRSIDPVWSPDSRWIAYARRLPSYFRAIFVHDVQGGTTRQLSDGMADATSPAWDASGKYLYWMASTDYGPRTGWLDMSSYDHPVTRAIYAAVLRKGEPSPLAPESDEEGTGDGKRETGVGAPVVPPSGGAGNRDARVAPPAVTIDFDGLAQRVISLGMAPRDYGALEAATAGTIFFLESVPQSGTGPASGPGGGGSVLHRYSLKERKATVFAQGVAQYTVSQDGKKLLWRGAGPQGALAIVNTEGPVPQAGQGRLTASIRMLVDPRAEYRQMFAEGWRNQREYLYVSNLQGADYDKVKAMYEPLVAHVAHREDFGYLLDMTGAEVAVGHSYVRGGDYPEIPPANVGLLGADFAVENGRYRITRIYDGESWNPELRAPLSGPGMDVRVGEYVLAVDGVDLRAPDNIYRLLDGTANRQVTLMVNTTPDMAGARRVTVVPVANEMGLRQRPWVEGNRRLVDSLSHGKLAYVYVPNTAQPGYTSFNRYYFAQQDRQGAIIDERYNGGGSAADYIIDILQRDFDGYFNNREGDRVPFTSPAAGIWGPKVMIINEMAGSGGDLMPYMFKRRKIGPLVGKRTWGGLVGTWDTPVLIDGGTMIAPRGGFFDRDGKWAVENEGVAPDIDVENMPKDVIAGRDPQLERAVEEALRLLQANPVRLKPEPPPPTWGKRKP